CAGTGGATAGCGCATTCCGCAGCTTAACGGCGAAGTCTGTGTGTGCTTGAAGAGCTATTTTCCGGTGGCCTTTTTCATTCTCGCTACTAGCGAATGCTAAGAACGTAACGTTTGGTTTGCGAAATTGAGGAGACCCTGGGAGTTCTGACACGAGGTGTGGCTATTTTATGGCGCTATAACCTCAGAACTGGTGGAATCTGACGTCCTTCAGCAGGGGGAAAGAGGTTTTGGGCACCAGACTGCTGCTCCCAATATACACATAGAGCACCTCCCGAATCCAGGGTGTCAAAATAGCTATAAAACTGTGGTTTTATAGCATTTCTCTTGGCACCCCAAGCATAGCGCACAGATGTTGAATTTCTGCGGCATTCGTTGGTAATCTATACCTAATATTTCGCCTTTCCGTCATCTCCTTCcctgtttgcagaaaaatgagTCCAGCTGGGAGCGACGACTTTCCGTGTACTGGGCACACCTGAAGCTGGTACTGCTGTTTCACAAAAACCATTCCGAAACCAACATTAACCCGGTGCAGGCGGATGTGCTCGAAAGCGTCAACGAGTCGACGCGGCAGTTGCTCTGTATGGTGCAGGAGTACCGCAGCGTGACCAAGCGGCGAAATAAGCTCATTGATGCGGAGCACATGCAGACATTGATCAACTTTAATATCACGGACGCTATCGAGATCAAGATTCACATCTGGTACATCATGTGTCGGTTAAACTGCTTCCTGCAAGATATGCGCAAACACGTGCGCCAGCTCCGTGGTAAGGTAAACCAAGCGCACAGACCGGACACCGGGATGAACTGCAGGAACTGCGCTTACTTCAACAAGTACAAATCGCACAATACGAAGCACCAGAAGCAAAAGGTACATCAGCAACCGCTAGCGCACAACCGTAACAGCCAGCAGAACCAaacgaaacagcagcagctcaaCAGACGGCCGAAAGGACAAAAAGGTACCCGGGCACCGAACGGTCGCGTGCAAAACCAGCAGGGTTAGGGGCTGCTCATGCAACACCCTGCAAAGCCCGCCAGTCTCTCTACTCCCGGTCGGCAGTCAGTGCCTTCCGCGAGCGCCAGGACGCGATACGACTTTTGCCAACTTGTCTGCACTCTACCGCTGGTGGGTGCCGTCATTCCAACAATTGTCGATACAGCAACCGGCAACAGAATCGTTTCGGTGTTGATGGTTGTGATGGTGCGTTGCACCGCATACGCATTTGGAAGTGAATTTTATTGACTGGCGTTGTATGATAGCAAATCACTCTGTTTCGGAAAGATCAAGTGATCTCTTTGTGACGTGATCTACTCGGTAGCAGGATCAGTCTTCATCTAGACCACAGCAAGCAGCAGCGGGTTGGTACGCTTCAAATAGTAGGTACTCTCTTAGTCTTTAGCAATGGTAGCATCCGTGCAGATGCGTCTTGCTTCCAGCGAAGCAACGCGTGGCTGTGCTACCGGGCAGGTGTGTGAATGTAATTGTGCGATGTTACGATCATTCGGCTCGCTACGGGTGCCTTCGACGTCGTGTGTGCCTTACATGTGTGAAACGGGTGATGTGTGCCGTACGCATCTAGTGACACAGTGTCCGTGCGATACCGCAGCCAATCAGCACACTAGCATACGGtagcttttatttatacactaTTTATTgacgaaacaaaccaaacccctGAACGGGTCAGAACGCATACAGCACCGGCGTACTGGTGGATCCTTGTGAGCGTTCTGCATTCGCGCGTACATGCAGTTTAGTATTAGTGATGCGAACCGTCACCAGCGttaggaagcaaaacaaaatttacaaGTTTTACGATCTCGAACCCGTAAGATGTTGGTGTCACggttacattttttgtttgttttgttttccaaacaaGGATCACAGTTAGGGGCGTCGCCATCAACGCCACAGTGTACAAGTACTTAAACCCAGTTAGTTAGGCATTTCGATAagttaacattttccttttttcgtggGAAGATCGATTGtagaatattttgtttccatgtgtttcttgtttttttttcttcttcttcttttgcgcACTAGTTTCCAgtatgtgttgtgtttcaatcGACAAGACGAGATCAGTAATCTGACATGCGGAATAGTACGGCGCGTCAATCAAAATTCAAACTCTTctgtcaaaacaaaagcgtTCTTGATACTTACAAGAACATCTCACTCGCTTGCAATGGTGGTCGTAAGTTGTACAGTAAACAACTACAAAATAGTAACGCTGTGATAGAAGCCCACTATTAGACTCGATTACTTGCGGAATAGACAACACTACCGGCAAACGCGTCTCATTCTAAGCGTTCTGGGTGGTAACCTGAAATCATTGGACATTATTTATATTCGTTGTCTTTAGCGTGCTTTTACGTACTtttacgaataaaaaaaaactctgcaGAAAGTCGCGAAGCACAACTCATAAAGGGCTAGCATTGCTTTCCAGTGTCACAAATTGTAAATTGAAACAGCAGAAAACCAAAATATCGCACAGTGTTATATATCGCAGATAAGCTTAAGCGCTATGATAAGTGTAAGTGAAGCGAGAGGCATGCCCGGCTAGGTTAGGTTCCTATCCGTACTTAATTGCCTGTCCATTACAAATCGCATTGAAAAGACAGACAACTGGAATGTACTAAGTAAAGGGGGGAAGAAGAAAGCTAAAAACTAAGTATCCTCGGATGTCATCTTTAGAGTACGCTGTGTCCTTTGCGACAATCGACTCACCACTGTCAGTGCAACCGAACACGCGTTGCCACCACCATCGGGGTATAGTTTGTAGTATTTTATTTGCCAACCACTatttattgtaattaaaattcgtTTCAACCGTATCAACAATATTACGTAGTAAGTTATTTTATCGTTCCTATTGTACAAAACTCACGCTTCATCCTTGCGTCATGTAATATCTTGAACAACAGCCAGTAGTGCTAAAATAACGAATGATCGAATAAAAGAAGGAGGGagagaaaatgtttcaaaaatcaaatgcaaatgtaCTTCCTGGCCTGGCGACAGTTTCACGCGCCGAAATGTCTTGAGACACTGTCCGAACTCGTCTATCATTCGGCAATCAATGTTTGTGTAATGGCAGGTACTCCAAACACACATTAACACTTAAAGAAGGACACAGAAGTGTGAGGTGAAAGAAATGTGTTCGAAACGCAATTCTAAGTCAAGTCCTCGTCAAGTTTGTTGCGGACGCGGGCTGCGTCGCACGACTTCGACACTCCTGGCTGTCGATTCAGGCGACAGCCGGTGGATGTGGTCGTGTTGGCGACGACGTACGCTACCAACGAATGCCACCGAAGGAGCATCGCCTCGAGATGATCCCGGTGACGCACCCAGACGGGATTCGGCCGTTGAACGTACAGGTTAGTGTTTAAATAAAGTAATATGTTAAGTTGAAGTTGATGAAGTTGATGAAGTTAAGTTGATGAACGAACAATCCGAAACTATTCCCCGCACCAGGACGTAATAAAGTTCAAGTGGAAGTCTTTGCGGTACTTCCATAAATCCGTAGTCACATTAATAGACTTATTTTTTGCCAATTATTCGTTTATTTAGTCTTATCTACTTAGATTGTAATTGCTCTGATTCTCAGATTTTTAAAGCACGCGAGGTCAGGTTCTGTCTCAACGTGTAATTCAACGCTCATGCATGTCTTCGCACAATGGCTAATGGTGTGGTCTATTATTACCCTAGACTTATCGCATCCTACAGCATTATTGGACATCATGCAGAACACTCCTACAAGACAGCATCTCGATTTGTACGGGGGTGAGACGTTGCACACTTTAAACAAACGAGACCGTCACAAGCCAACCCCGTGGGAATATTCACTGAGTTCGAAATGTTGTAGCCCTTaacctaacaaaaaaaaggtacatacATACATCAAATATCTCAATGATTCGTTGTCTAGCAGCTAGCGTTACCACACGACCATCGACCATTCCATCATCACGTCCGCATCTTCGTTCACAAACAAACTTCCTTTACGCGCCGCAGCACATCTCTGCTCATCCATTTCTCCAAAGCTCACAGAAGCACCGATGTGTTTCCAACGGGGCCGGTCAAACTTCACTTCCGGTTTGATACACCGGTGCAGTGCTCGGCGCAGAGTGCGCATTCGCCTCGGCTGCACTTgttcgaaagaaaaaagggatcGCTTTCGGAAAATATTTGCCTTTTCCACTCGTGGGCCAATCCCCTCCAACTCTCACCCCGCCACCCCCCGTTAACCCCTCCGTTACGTCCTGCCGGCGATGACGGTGAGCGAGAAAGGCATCCCGCGCTGAAGACCGTCCCGATCCCTTTCGAAGTCGGACGGACGGATTGTTTGCGACAAGGTTATAATGCTCGCCCAGTAGGCACGGTGTGTGACTTACCCTTGCTTCGGACCCCGCGAGACACTGCCAGCCTCGCCAGTAAAAAAGCAACGAGAGCTCGGAATCggagatgtgtttttttttattgtttccttcataaagttattgttttcttctgcatcATGGTAAAGCTTTAGTTTTCGTTGTGGTTTGGAATATCAGGATATTTACTTTTCGATTTCTCCCTTCGCGGCGTTCAAAACCTCTCCGGAGCGCTATACCGCAAGCGCTGTTGATTTTTATCTAAGTTGATTTATGTACGAACGTCCAGCACCGTTAAGCTCGCACGGACAATCATTCATCTCGTTAGCGATGCCTTTTTCACCAATGCTCGCGTGTGTATGAATcccttttctctctcctttGCTTTCGCTTCGACACCTGGGTGCCGGTCTAGAACTATCGGTTACGATCAACCTTTTTGGTTAAGTTAGGTTAAAGAAGCTCTTAATGCTGCACATCAAGCGaggaaagaaaactttttaCATAAAAAGTACTATAAAGGtataattaaacataaattttatatGAAGTATAcatttatatattatatatttatataatatttaaaaagtataaaatatttactatatatgtatatatgccAATTCATAAAGCTgtatttgataaataatatattgtaataaataatactaAACTATCTCAAGAAGTCTTTCCAATAGCACACTCCTATTGGCACTCCTATAATCAAGCAGATAGATGAAGCAGGGCAAACAAAATTCTGCATTGTTACTGGCTCGGATGATTTATGTTACGATACGATACGATCTGATCTGGATTCTACACATATCAAATAAAGAGTAATTAATTATGTCAGAGTGAGTCATGGTTCATCTGCATGTAGGGGCATATTATGTCATTGCTAGAAGAGTAAGCCCATCATCAATGCTTCAATTGTCTCctcaaattaatcaaaatgtGTTTGGAGCAATAACTCCAAACGCCAAGTTACTCATTAACTACCGTATTAAGACTGAAAAGTATAATAATTGGTAAAATTGTCAGTTGAAGGTGGATGAGACATACCCAACGTCATTTGCTAATTGTTTGCAtcgaagaaaaatgtaattcaAGACAAAGTGATTGGCGTTGGTGACGTGGCAGACAATTGGacggcaataaaataaacaaattagcACCGGCAGCCACAGCAGACGATGTTCCAAATGAGCGACCGCTGACTGGTTTGATCGTGCACGGAAGCTCGCCAGACACGGAGACATTCATGTTTCACGTCTGGATCTTAGAGATGAATGAATAAACTTGGAGCGGCAACACGGTAATAACGAATGATGGAACGTAGGGTCACTAAGACAGTGGCTCAACTAAGCGAACGATAACGCGAGCTTCAGAACTAAAAGACGACCTACGAGACCAATTCCGTTGGACATCTTCAATTTTACCTCCTTGCGGAGAACTCCCAAAACTTTTAAGCCACGGCAAATTGCAGGCTCATTTCATCCTGCGTTTTTGATAGAACAACACCGTTCTTTGCCtttaattcttcatttt
This sequence is a window from Anopheles marshallii chromosome X, idAnoMarsDA_429_01, whole genome shotgun sequence. Protein-coding genes within it:
- the LOC128712536 gene encoding uncharacterized protein LOC128712536, with translation MPLPTLNRRQTSVRQQRRRHLLLPLLATVLALAGLATSSPAKYNFNVTKALRIESSTWMEPCGYITQGSIEHVQNKSFTKSTKLLNMERQIKLTLLDLKNWRNLTDRTRWNDPLRMQQFKFLKPFVKNESSWERRLSVYWAHLKLVLLFHKNHSETNINPVQADVLESVNESTRQLLCMVQEYRSVTKRRNKLIDAEHMQTLINFNITDAIEIKIHIWYIMCRLNCFLQDMRKHVRQLRGKVNQAHRPDTGMNCRNCAYFNKYKSHNTKHQKQKVHQQPLAHNRNSQQNQTKQQQLNRRPKGQKGTRAPNGRVQNQQG